The Catharus ustulatus isolate bCatUst1 chromosome 13, bCatUst1.pri.v2, whole genome shotgun sequence genome includes a window with the following:
- the WDR82 gene encoding WD repeat-containing protein 82: MKLTDNVLRSFRVAKVFRENSDKINCFDFSPNGETVISSSDDDSIVLYDCQEGKPKRTLYSKKYGVDLIRYTHAANTVVYSSNKIDDTIRYLSLHDNKYIRYFPGHTKRVVALSMSPVDDTFISGSLDKTIRLWDLRSPNCQGLMHLQGKPVCSFDPEGLIFAAGVNSEMVKLYDLRSFDKGPFATFKMQYDRTCEWTGLKFSNDGKLILISTNGGFIRLIDAFKGAVLHTFGGYNNSKAVTLEASFTPDSQFIMIGSEDGKIHVWNGESGMKVAVLDGKHTGPITCLQFNPKFMTFASACSNMAFWLPTIDD, from the exons ATGAAGCTGACGGACAACGTGCTGCGGAGTTTCCGCGTGGCTAAGGTCTTCCGCGAGAACTCGGACAAAATCAACTGCTTCGACTTCAGCCCCAACGGCGAGACGGTCATTTCCAGCAGCGACGATGACTCCATCGTTCTCTATGACTGCCAGGAGGGCAA ACCAAAGAGGACCCTGTACAGTAAGAAGTATGGAGTGGATCTCATCAGATACACGCATGCTGCCAACACTGTCGTGTACAGCTCCAACAAAATAGATG ACACAATCAGATACCTCTCCCTGCATGACAACAAATATATTCGCTATTTCCCGGGGCACACAAAAAG AGTGGTTGCTCTTTCAATGTCTCCAGTGGATGATACTTTTATTTCTGGATCTCTGGATAAAACTATTCGACTTTGGGATCTCCGCTCTCCAAATTGCCAG GGTTTAATGCATCTCCAAGGAAAGCCAGTGTGTTCTTTTGACCCAGAAGGGTTGATTTTTGCTGCTGGAGTTAATTCTGAAATGGTGAAGCTTTATGATCTCCGTTCTTTTGATAAG GGGCCATTTGCTACCTTTAAGATGCAGTATGACAGAACATGTGAGTGGACAGGCCTGAAGTTCAGCAATGATGGGAAACTCATCCTCATCTCAACCAACGGCGGCTTCATTCGGTTGATTGATGCCTTCAAAGGAGCTGTCCTGCACACGTTTGGG GGTTATAACAATAGTAAGGCTGTCACGCTGGAGGCATCTTTCACACCAGACTCTCAGTTCATCATGATAG GTTCAGAGGATGGGAAGATCCATGTTTGGAATGGAGAAAGTGGGATGAAGGTGGCTGTCCTAGATGGAAAACACACAGGTCCTATAACCTGTCTGCAGTTCAATCCAAAATTCATGACTTTCGCTAGTGCGTGTTCCAATATG GCCTTCTGGTTGCCAACTATCGATGATTAA
- the PPM1M gene encoding protein phosphatase 1M — protein MSGEWLRRWRRGGPPERPGGAPAPGPGPPPPALRYRRPKFVPGGAEEAPRGGRAVRGAGPERALPWGAGYAEVINADKSQFNEDQAACCQISVRRREPGLEEDEEWLILCSTQFLTGHYWALFDGHGGPDAAIIASNYLHYCIKQKLEEVVGGITDAQPPMHLSGRCVCDSDPQFVEEKHIHAADLVVGALENAFQECDEVIGQEMEATNQTGGCTALAALYFQGKLYVANAGDSRAILVLKDNIVPMSTEFTPESERQRIQHLAFLFPKLLDGEFTRFEFPRRLKGDDVGQKVLYRDYFMEGWGYKTVEKADLKYPLVHGHGKQARLLGTLAVSRGLGDHQLKVIDTNIEVKPFLSCIPKVNVFDFALHDIKEDDVLIMATDGLWDVLCNDEVAHVVRSFLAENRTDPQRFSELAKCLVCRARGKKRGHQWMLDDSHEASYDDISVFVIPLHNREED, from the exons ATGTCGGGCGAGTGGCTGCGGCGCtggcggcggggcggcccccCAGAGCGGCCCGGCGGAGCCCCGGCACCGGGcccgggcccgccgccgcccgccctgcGCTACCGCCGGCCCAAGTTCGTGCCCGGCGGCGCCGAGGAggccccgcggggcgggcgggccgTGAGGGGCGCCGGGCCCGAGCGCGCGCTGCCCTGGGGCGCGGGATACGCCGA GGTTATCAATGCCGACAAGTCGCAGTTCAATGAGGACCAGGCAGCCTGCTGTCAGATCTCTGTCCGGAGGAGAGAGCCAGGCCTGGAGGAAGACGAGGAATGGCTGATCCTGTGCTCCACACAG TTTCTGACTGGTCACTACTGGGCTCTGTTTGATGGCCACGGTGGCCCAGATGCTGCCATCATCGCCTCCAACTACTTGCACTACTGCATCAAGCAGAAGCTGGAGGAGGTTGTGGGAGGAATCACCGATGCCCAGCCCCCCATGCACCTCAGCGGACGCTGTGTTTGTGACAGTGACCCCCAGTTCGTGGAGGAGAAGCACATCCACGCAGCAGACTTGGTGGTGGGAGCCCTGGAGAATGCCTTCCAGGAATGT GATGAAGTCATTGGCCAGGAGATGGAAGCTACAAACCAGACAGGAGGTTgcactgctctggctgccctTTATTTCCAGGGAAAGCTGTATGTGGCCaatgctggggacagcag GGCAATTCTTGTCCTGAAGGACAACATTGTGCCCATGAGCACTGAGTTCACCCCTGAATCAGAGAGGCAGCGAATTCAGCACTTG gctttccttttccccaagCTCCTGGATGGTGAATTCACCCGCTTTGAGTTCCCACGGAGGCTGAAAGGAGATGATGTGGGCCAGAAAGTGCTGTACCGGGATTACTTCATGGAGGGCTG GGGGTACAAGACGGTGGAGAAAGCTGACCTCAAGTATCCTCTTGTCCATGGTCATGGGAAGCAG GCTCGCCTGCTGGGGACTCTGGCTGTCTCTCGAGGCCTGGGGGATCATCAGCTCAAGGTCATCGACACCAACATTGAAGTCAAACCCTTCCTTTCCTGCATTCCTAAG GTGAATGTATTTGATTTTGCTCTGCATGACATTAAGGAAGATGATGTCCTCATCATGGCAACTGATGGCCTTTGGGATGTTCTGTGCAATGACGAGGTGGCCCATGTGGTCAGGAGCTTCCTTGCAGAAAACAGGACAGATCCTCAAAG GTTTTCAGAACTGGCCAAGTGCTTGGTATGCAGAGCCAGGGGAAAGAAGAGAGGCCACCAGTGGATGCTGGATGACAGCCATGAGGCATCCTATGATGACATCTCTGTATTTGTCATCCCACTACACAACAGGGAAGAGGACTGa